The proteins below come from a single Onychomys torridus chromosome 18, mOncTor1.1, whole genome shotgun sequence genomic window:
- the Med20 gene encoding mediator of RNA polymerase II transcription subunit 20 isoform X2 — MPVAEGRSVQQTVELLTRKLEMLGAEKQGTFCVDCETYHTAASTLGGQGQAGKLMYVMHNSEYPLSCFALFESGPCLVADTNFDVLMVKLKGFFQSAKASKIETRGTRYQYCDFLVKVGTVTMGPSARGISVEVEYGPCVVASDCWSLLLEFLQSFLGSHTPGAPTVFGNRHDAVYGPADTMIQYMELFNKIRKQQQVPVAGIR, encoded by the exons ATGCCTGTGGCTGAGGGGAGGAGTGTCCAGCAGACGGTGGAGCTCCTCACCAGGAAATTGGAGATGCTTGGGGCAGAGAAACAAGGAACATTTTGTGTCGACTGTGAGACTTACCACACAGCTGCTTCCACCCTCGGTGGCCAAG gccaggctgggaaGCTGATGTACGTGATGCACAACTCTGAGTACCCGCTGAGCTGCTTCGCTCTCTTTGAGAGCGGCCCTTGTCTGGTTGCTGACACCAACTTCGACGTGCTCATGGTGAAGCTCAAGGGCTTCTTCCAGAGTGCTAAGGCCAGCAAGATCGAGACCCGGGGCACTCGCTACCAGTACTGTGACTTCCTGGTGAAGGTGGGCACGGTCACAATGGGGCCCAGTGCCCGTGGCATCTCTGTGGAG GTGGAGTATGGCCCTTGTGTGGTGGCTAGTGACTGCTGGAgcctcctgcttgagttcctacagAGTTTCCTAGGTAGCCACACACCAGGGGCCCCCACAGTATTTGGGAACAGACACGATGCTGTGTATGGGCCAGCAGATACCATGATACAGTACATGGAACTCTTCAACAAGATTCGCAAACAGCAGCAAGTGCCAGTGGCTGGCATCCGTTAG
- the Med20 gene encoding mediator of RNA polymerase II transcription subunit 20 isoform X1, which translates to MGVTCVSQMPVAEGRSVQQTVELLTRKLEMLGAEKQGTFCVDCETYHTAASTLGGQGQAGKLMYVMHNSEYPLSCFALFESGPCLVADTNFDVLMVKLKGFFQSAKASKIETRGTRYQYCDFLVKVGTVTMGPSARGISVEVEYGPCVVASDCWSLLLEFLQSFLGSHTPGAPTVFGNRHDAVYGPADTMIQYMELFNKIRKQQQVPVAGIR; encoded by the exons ATGGGAGTGACTTG TGTGTCCCAGATGCCTGTGGCTGAGGGGAGGAGTGTCCAGCAGACGGTGGAGCTCCTCACCAGGAAATTGGAGATGCTTGGGGCAGAGAAACAAGGAACATTTTGTGTCGACTGTGAGACTTACCACACAGCTGCTTCCACCCTCGGTGGCCAAG gccaggctgggaaGCTGATGTACGTGATGCACAACTCTGAGTACCCGCTGAGCTGCTTCGCTCTCTTTGAGAGCGGCCCTTGTCTGGTTGCTGACACCAACTTCGACGTGCTCATGGTGAAGCTCAAGGGCTTCTTCCAGAGTGCTAAGGCCAGCAAGATCGAGACCCGGGGCACTCGCTACCAGTACTGTGACTTCCTGGTGAAGGTGGGCACGGTCACAATGGGGCCCAGTGCCCGTGGCATCTCTGTGGAG GTGGAGTATGGCCCTTGTGTGGTGGCTAGTGACTGCTGGAgcctcctgcttgagttcctacagAGTTTCCTAGGTAGCCACACACCAGGGGCCCCCACAGTATTTGGGAACAGACACGATGCTGTGTATGGGCCAGCAGATACCATGATACAGTACATGGAACTCTTCAACAAGATTCGCAAACAGCAGCAAGTGCCAGTGGCTGGCATCCGTTAG